In Helianthus annuus cultivar XRQ/B chromosome 8, HanXRQr2.0-SUNRISE, whole genome shotgun sequence, a single genomic region encodes these proteins:
- the LOC110870216 gene encoding uncharacterized protein LOC110870216 translates to MSKGSNNDPVPTSTEQMKEIIAEEVGKAIEGSLSGFIDKIQGTVLSLVEERVKRLEDTVNLMKNKTGERKGCSYKEFMACKPPIYNGEVDPIICQRWISDVEGVFERTHCDVGDFVAYGTGQLRNQAKDWWDNKKKEMGAEAARVMTWDEFKVPFLKHHSPKAVINRIKEEFIQLRQKGETIDKITGIFMDKLRFCDELVTTEEQKIYYYYNMLSAEYREFMTPSKYETLTEIINTAREREIELKKQVERGERRAHDVNPSPTKKARTGESGKKVDAKGGSPNCKVCGKGHKGECRFKD, encoded by the coding sequence atgtcgAAAGGGAGCAATAATGATCCGGTGCCgacaagcaccgaacaaatgaaagaaatAATTGCCGAGGAAGTAGGAAAGGCAATTGAAGGCAGTCTATCTGGGTTTATAGACAAGATTCAAGGTACGGTGTTGTCACTCGTAGAAGAACGAGTTAAAAGGTTGGAGGATACGGTCAACCTTATGAAAAACAAAACTGGAGAACGTAAAGGGTGCTCATACAAAGAattcatggcgtgtaaaccgccaatctaTAACGGGGAGGTCGACCCGATAATTTGCCAAAGATGGATAAGCGATGTTGAAGGAGTGTTTGAACGAACCCATTGTGACGTAGGTGACTTTGTCGCTTACGGAACGGGTCAATTGAGAAATCAAGctaaggattggtgggataacaagaagaaggaaatggGAGCCGAAGCGGCGAGGGTTATGACTtgggacgagtttaaggtaccattccttaaacacCACAGTCCCAAAGCGGTTATTAACAGAATCAAAGAAGAATTCATCCAGCTGAGACAAAAGGGTGAAACAATCGATAAGATCACGGGCATCTTCATGGATAAGCTCAGATTTTGTGACGAGTTAGTCAccactgaagaacaaaagatatattACTATTACAACATGCTGAGTGCTGAATACCGGGAATTTATGACTCCGTCAAAATACGAGACCCTCACGGAGATTATCAACACCGCCCGGGAACGTGAAATCGAGTTAAAGAAACAAGTGGAAAGAGGTGAGCGAAGGGCACACGatgtaaatccaagccctacaaagaaagcCCGAACGGGAGAATCGGGAAAGAAGGTGGATGCTAAGGGTGGGTCGCCAAATTGTAAAGTCTGCGGGAAAGGACACAAGGGGGAATGTCGATTCAAAGACTAG